Sequence from the Populus nigra chromosome 17, ddPopNigr1.1, whole genome shotgun sequence genome:
GAGTGTGTTGAGATGGGAGATGGGAAAGAAGCGTAAATTAGTATTGCCCGAGGGGATAAATGGTGGAGAGCATGTGGAGCTTCATGATCTTTGGCAGGTGACGCTTTGCGCTCCATTCTTCCATTCCTTTTCATGCTTTGCGAATTGGTGTTTCCCATATTCATCTtgcaaaaaatgttttttttttaaaggattctTTCTGTTCCCATTATTCTGGAAATGTATGTAAAGGCATTATTCTGACATATAACCAACAGATTTCTTGTAGATTGAAGAAGTCTAATAACAACAATTGTTTCTTCATAGTTAGGATTATATTGGCTTCATAATGGTTCGTTGATTAGAGGAGTGTagaatttcttaataaaaaaaaattgttggtttttttacatGTAACTTTGATTATGTAAACGTTCATTTTCATGGAATCCAGGCTGGTGGTGATGCCATCCCTTTCAGAAGTGCCTTCAAAGATGTCATCTTTCGTCGAAGTTGGGGTTTGAACATAGAGAGACCCCTTGGGATTCAGAATAAGTTAGACAAGGAAGGTCGTTGTATAGGCTTATTTATTATTCACTCATCATCCTTGTTAATGTTTGTGCCTGATTTCTGTTTGCTAACCTTTTTCCTTTGTGATCTCTGAACTACAGTAGATGCAGTCGTTGTCCATTTCAAAATTTGCTGTCCAGATGTAGAAGAAGAGACATCAGTAAGTTCTCTCTCTCCCTATTGAGCTGCCCACATTTGTATGCAAGCAAAGTTATGCACGATCTTATCAGCATTGCACCTATTTATGAAGTATGATATGTACAGGTATACGTAATTGGCAGCACTGCAAAGTTAGGGCAGTGGAAAGTTCAGGATGGACTTAAACTTAACTATGCTGGAGACTCAGTTTGGCAGGCAGATGCTTTGATGCAGAAGGGTgattttccaataaaatatcCTTTTGAAGTATTTCCCTCAAACAGTTGGATGTTACATACTGTCCCCCCCCCCTCTCCCTCATGCGTGTCGCTGTCTGTCTTCCTTAATGGTTGTTTACGTATAAGTACTGCAAATACGGAAAGGCTGGAAACTTTTCTTTGGAAACTGGTGCACATCGCGACCTTTCTATTGACTCTTCTAAAGTTCCGCCAAGATATGTTTTCCTCTCAGATGGCATGATGCGAGTAAGCTACAAAGATTCACTTATAGGTCAGCATATATTGTGTTGCAAGGTACTTTTTAATTGTGATCataattcatcaatttttttttaaataggaaaTGCCTTGGAGGGGTGCTGGTGTTGCATTACCAATGTTTTCTGTTAGATCAGAAGCTGATCTGGGGGTTGGTGAATTTCTTGACTTAAAGCTTCTTGTTGATTGGGCAGTAGTGTCAGGATTCCATTTAGTCCAGCTTCTACCGATCAATGACACATCTGTGCATGGCATGTGGTGGGATTCATATCCATACAGGTAGGCAACAAAACTATCATTTATAGAacatataatttagttttataggGGACTCTATAGTTTGTTTTAAGGcatagttaattgatttttccaaAGATAGAAATGTCTTTAATTAAATCACCTAGTTAAGAAAGCAGGTTCGAGTTTCTCTAAAATTTCAAGGTGTCCCAGTAAAAAATccatgcaatttttattttatcttaattattgTAGCAAACAAGGATTCGATTGGCAAGCTCATTTAAAGTTTTCTCTTGCCTtgttttcttggccatgcagctCACTATCTGTGTTTGCATTGCATCCACTATACCTGAGAGTAGAGGCACTTTCAGAAAACCTACCAGAGACTATCAAGGTGGTTTCATTGGCTTTTCATTTAATTCTATCCAACATGATACTAGAAgacattttctttattatatgcTGGCAATTTCTGGCGAactatttcttatcttttcaacTAAAGTTTTATCCATTACTTTTTGTTGTAAACAcccttcctttcctttccttttttttttttggcagaaaGAAATTCAGGAAGCTAGAGAGCAGCTGGATGGAAAGGTAGTTATTTTTAGTGATTCTTCAACTTCATGAAGAAATACATTTCTGATGGTCATCTCTGTTGTGTTTAATGATGAGTTATGACCCAATTAAGAAAATGGTAtaagaaaaatagcaaaaaagtGAACCATGATGCTCTAAGCTAGCTCCATGGACTGGAATGCAGGATCAGTTTAGCAGTGCTTTAGCTCGTTGTAAAGGCATGAGATCAACAAGccaaaaatgttatttttattacttaactCCATTTTACATCCCTTATTAGAATTCTTGGACGGGAGGGAACAAGTGCTCATGTTAGGCTGTtccaaacattattttgataagaaagatttttgtctttctaaacaaaaagagaaaaaaagttccATAAACTTTGTTTTGATTAGAAATAAGATTCTTTGGTTGATCCAGCCATTGTATTAACATGTTTGAGCTTGGACCTGTGCAGGATGTTGATTATGAGGCTACTCTGGCTACTAAACTTTCAATCGCCAAGAAAGTGTTTGTACAAGAGAAGGATTTGATACTTAACTCTAGATCCTTTCAGAAATATTTCTCAGAGAATGAGGTCTTACAGActtatgttttcttcttcctatgATCATGTCTATTACACCTAAAGTACTtcgatttgaaatttgaacttcggtcatttttatccttgattATACTCTCTTTAGAGCCAATTGGTGTTCTAATGAGTGTTTTATTTGATTGCAGCAATGGTTAAAGCCCTATGcagccttttgttttttgcgGGACTTTTTTGAAACATCAGATCACAGCCAATGGGGTCGTTTTTCCTGTTTTACAGAAAAAAAGGTTGTTATCTCTTTGGGTTTTCACTCATCTAACCTAAGATTAAATATCATTCGTCAAATTTTATTGGATCTTATCATACATGATAACTAGGTAATATAGATCTTTTATCAATTTCGTAACCAAAGTTATGTTATTTAAATTCTCTGACAAAATGGCACCATTTTCATGCAGGTTGAGAAACTTGTCTCAAAAGACAGCTTGCACCATGACATAATTCGCTTCCATTATTATATCCAATTCCATTTGCATACACAGGTAATTTCATTTGGTCTGATGATATTTGTCTCCCATTTGTAACTGCTCTTAAGCCAGCAGCCGGTCTTATACTGTTTGTGTCATAATGAACTGACAGTTGACAGAAGCTGCAGAATATGCAAGAAAGAAAGGTGTCATATTGAAAGGAGATCTACCTATTGGTGTAGACAGAAACAGCGTAGATACCTGGGTCTATCCAAATTTGTTCCGCATGAACACCTCCACAGGAGCACCTCCAGATTACTTTGATAAAAATGGGCAGAATTGGGGCTTTCCAACTTATAATTGGGAGGAAATGTCAAAAGATAACTATGCTTGGTGGCGTGCTCGTCTAACACAGGTTTTGTACTCTGAATACGATGATCTTGTCTTAACTGTGCTTTCATCTCTTTCTGATGAAAAACTTATTTGTTTCCATGACAGATGGCAAAATACTTTACAGCTTACAGGATTGATCATATTCTGGGTTTCTTTAGGATCTGGGAGCTTCCAGAGCATGCCATGACAGGTCTGATTGGAAAATTCAGACCATCTATCCCTCTAAGTAAGGTATAGTAGGACCCTCCTAGCCTTCCTGCATGAAAAGTAAGTTTTAAGTGATGCAAGAGAATTTTAGGATTTGGTATAGGGAACTGGAGTTCTTATAAAGCCTAAGCTACCCTTGCAGCACTAGTACTTGAAGCACTTGTGAGAGAAATTCCCTTTTCATGTTCTATTAAACACATTCAAATAATACATCTGCTGCAGGAAGAACTTGAAAGAGAAGGAATTTGGGACTTTGATCGCCTGAGCCTCCCATATATCCGGCAGGAATTTGTACAGGTTACTGACTTTTCTGTGTTGGCTATATGGTCTACACTTCTGATGGTTATCAACTCATTGCATTTGACATATGACCTAAAAACTAAATCAGATACTATGAGCGTGTTGATTTAcacttctcttttattttttttttcctgatttcagGAAACATTTGGAGCTTCTTGGACCTTTATTGTGTCAAATTTTCTGAACGATTATCAGAAGGGCCGCTATGTGGTAAATTTATGTTTCTGGTCAATAATATGAGGTTACCTCTTAGCATTTTGACTGAACCTAGGTTGGTCTAGTGATGAATTTGTGACTCACATCGAGCCTCAAATAGGCTCGTGAATTCATGTCATAAAGGAACCTTGTCACATGAACTGACTGACCTGTCTGCAATttctgatattaaattttttccatTGAATTGCTTCTTGGTTCTTTCAAGTTGTTTTATGGTCTCCATTCTGTTAAAGCTCCGACTTATATTCCCTACGCCTCAATTTTAGTCTTACTGTTAGGAAAGTGATTCTGAATTCTTATCCCTTCTCATTATCTTGTATCTTTTTATATCTGCTTCAATCTTATTGTATCATATTTGGTGCATTTGTTTTGGCATAAAAAATTAGTTGACTCATATTTCTTCAAATCAATCTAGTTCAAGGAGGATTGTGACACGGAGAAAAAGATTGCTTCCAAGTTGAAGATGCTTGCAGAAAAGTCCATGTTATTGGAGAGCGAGGACAAGATACGCCGTGACCTGTTTGATCTTCTGAAGGTAACATATAgtggaaaaatatttatattaccaAAAGTTTGTTATATGGAATTTATGTTAGACCTGTCTCTTGACTGCTTTAGAGTGACTGATGATGGTTGTTCTCATTACTAGTCTCGGTTCTTGGTTTTTATCTATTAATTCTGTTTGCAGAATATAGTTCTTATTAGAGATCCTGAGGATGAAAGTAAATTCTACCCTCGTTTCAATCTTGAGGACACTTCAAGTTTCCAGGATTTGGATGACCACAGGTACCCTAATCATATCTACTGTGAGAAATTCCTAGTTCTTTTGGATTGTGTGACCCATAGCAGAATGTAGTAAACTAAAGCTTTTCATGCCCTTTTTGCTTACCAATAATTCTGGTGTTCTATAACCAAGTACTAGTTTGTTTCCTTGCATCTCATCAAACCTCTGAATTCCTGCTGATATAGCTTCTCTTACTTGTTATGCAATACAGCAAAAATGTTCTCAAAAGATTGTACTATGATTACTATTTCCAGCGGCAAGAAAATCTATGGAGGCAAAATGCTTTGA
This genomic interval carries:
- the LOC133677342 gene encoding 4-alpha-glucanotransferase DPE2-like is translated as MANLGLFSGTKTAKSVNVSFRLPYYTQWGQSLLVCGSERVLGSWDVKKGLLLSPVHQGEELIWGGSISVPSEFSGEYSYYVVDDKKSVLRWEMGKKRKLVLPEGINGGEHVELHDLWQAGGDAIPFRSAFKDVIFRRSWGLNIERPLGIQNKLDKEVDAVVVHFKICCPDVEEETSVYVIGSTAKLGQWKVQDGLKLNYAGDSVWQADALMQKGDFPIKYKYCKYGKAGNFSLETGAHRDLSIDSSKVPPRYVFLSDGMMREMPWRGAGVALPMFSVRSEADLGVGEFLDLKLLVDWAVVSGFHLVQLLPINDTSVHGMWWDSYPYSSLSVFALHPLYLRVEALSENLPETIKKEIQEAREQLDGKDVDYEATLATKLSIAKKVFVQEKDLILNSRSFQKYFSENEQWLKPYAAFCFLRDFFETSDHSQWGRFSCFTEKKVEKLVSKDSLHHDIIRFHYYIQFHLHTQLTEAAEYARKKGVILKGDLPIGVDRNSVDTWVYPNLFRMNTSTGAPPDYFDKNGQNWGFPTYNWEEMSKDNYAWWRARLTQMAKYFTAYRIDHILGFFRIWELPEHAMTGLIGKFRPSIPLSKEELEREGIWDFDRLSLPYIRQEFVQETFGASWTFIVSNFLNDYQKGRYVFKEDCDTEKKIASKLKMLAEKSMLLESEDKIRRDLFDLLKNIVLIRDPEDESKFYPRFNLEDTSSFQDLDDHSKNVLKRLYYDYYFQRQENLWRQNALKTLPALLDSSDMLACGEDLGLIPACVHPVMQELGLIGLRIQRMSSEPDLEFGIPSQYSYMTVCAPSCHDCSTLRAWWEEDEERRCRYFKNVVGSDGIPPSRCVPEIAHFVLRQHVEAPSMWAIFPLQDLLALKEEYTTRPAAEETINDPTNPKHYWRYRVHVTLESLMNDKELISSIKGLVRGSGRSHPSVEETDEQGNQETIVMVTGKHQAAKGQEKISFEKQLTGVPRPETYVL